The Manduca sexta isolate Smith_Timp_Sample1 unplaced genomic scaffold, JHU_Msex_v1.0 HiC_scaffold_2954, whole genome shotgun sequence DNA window gagggtcaacgcggagttttagttggtaggtcgttgcgtagggactagtttgttagggttagggactcggcccgaccgccgcccgtgggttccgggccgctcaattgtcgggtcgtaaggcaacggctaccccaacataaccgctcagtcgcccccgcgaagactgggcggtagtaataaggtactttctccgcgaaacaaaaaggttaggttaggttaggttaggttaggttaggttaggttaggttaggttaggttaggttaggttaggttaggttaggttggggttggggtgctaggtcaggaaacctcctcgtggtgcaccctgggcaacggcgcgtcgatcagaccgatcaggctgatctgcgcgccggcgaatatcctgacaacgagttgttgacggtcgtcgcctcttgcggcggccgccgtctagttacgccgtcggacagtgtcgtcgtcgactagtctctccgtcacttgtggcgttggcgagtaggcccgctgacgatattttccgccgtcgactaggacaacgtcgtggggcccatctcgggcagctcccggttccgtcccgggggtgtcggcgggctcggtgtgcgctcaccccgccccgagcaggcagtgggggattttccctctcattgccaccgtcatagatcgtaacccggtatggaggtctgtggatatgtctcgcgctcctgccggaccgagggtcttggcttaaccgcccggaccgcgaggaagaaaacctctataaaaatcaccccgaatctcaagcggcggcgcaccgcgagggatgcatggccgatgggtagttcggtctcgagtgcgaccccgccagagtaccggccgaaactctgtgcgggttacgctaggcttacccaggtacaggggctctgcctgggcggaccaccctttccccatactcgtgggaacaattaTGTAATcactttatgaaaaaaaaaccccaataattttattgacgaaGTTGCCTCCTTCGGTTTCGTCCGGAGAGGCGGTGGTCGAAGGGTGCAAGCCCAACGACGAAGATGTAGCGAAGGAGATAACGGGCGCGatgcccatggaggtggcagcCGAATTCGCGCGGCCTTTGAGCCTGGACACGGACTCGAGCGAGAGTGGCTCTACCGTGAGGAGCAAAAAGCTCTGGAGAAGGAAGTCGCAAACAAGAAGCAGCTTTTCGCAGCTCAGTCTGACCAGCGACACCGATGAACCGGCGCCGAAGACGCAGGCGATCGACGgcagaatgagaggacgcccgccctcagtggGCAAGTACGTCGGCCTCAAGAAAGCCCAGTTGGAGCGTGACAGGCTACAACGGGAAGCCGGCGCGGAAAGACGCAGagaaggagctggaggaccAGCTGCAATTTATCAAGTCGCCGGTCCCCCAGAATATCAGACACCGAAGAGGACCGTCCAGTACTCAAGGAAGACCTCCGTAAGTGCACCCAGGTTGTTCGCAATGTCGTGAGGAAGTCAGGCAACCTCAAAAGGCACTTCCCAGAAAGGCGCTTAACTGGGTCACGGACAAGATCGTGAAGTACGTGGAACAGCCTGAGTCCGCTGTCATTGCGCGCCTCGAGGAGGAAATAAAGAAGTGGCAGGAACACAGTGCCCGTCTTGAAGCCAACATGAAGGCCATGAAGGAGGAGAATGCCACCCTaaaacgacgcctcgaagaCCTGGAGGCGTCCGCAAACAAGCAGTCGACAgaggagatgctggcgatggtggaagcgagggtccaagccaGGCTGGAGTCGGCCCTGATGGGGCCAGCCCAAAGGCCCACCCTAGCCCACGAAAGAAGAACCGCCACCGGGGACACACAACTCCCCGTGACGAGCGGATACGTAGGAGGGGCGCCGAACCCAAAACCGGCCAAAGGCAAGGGAAAAAGGAAAGAGAAGGGAGCAGCCCAACCCGCTCCCGCTCCCGCTCCCGCCCCCCTCCCTGCTCCAGTCGCTGGGCCCTCCAGCGCGCCGCCACAACCCGTCGCGGGTCCCTCCACGGCCCCGGCGACTACGACGGCATCGACGGCAAAGAAGACCCAGGACCGAAGGAGAGAGACGCCGAAACAAAAGCCCCAAAAGGGCAAGAAGAACGGACCGCCTCCAGCCCAACCCGCTCCAGAGCCCCGCGTGCTGCCGCCAGCCCCGGCTAACGTGGACACGCCGTGGGTCGAGGTGGTCAGAAGAAAGAAGAAGGGGAAGCCGGCAGCAGCGCCAACAAACAGCACGCAGCCGCCGAAACCGACGCGCCGGAAGGAGCCAAAACTGCGGCCGCCACGTTCTGCGGCCGTAGTCATCTCTCTCACACCAGCAGCAATTGCGAAGGGCCTAACTTACAAGAGCGTCCTGACGGACGCCCAAAATAAggtagacctcaccggccttgaaATAAGCAAGATGAGGCcaaagtttgcggccacgggcgccccaatgtacgaggtgcccggggcgaATTCtgaagagagggccgactccctcgccgcaaggctgagggagtgtttCGCGGGTCGGAAGATATCAaaatctcccggcccacgaagaccGTGGAACTGCGGCTAAGTGAGCTGGACTATACAGCCACCCCAGaatcagtcgcagcggccctctccaaggccggtgagtgcgCCGTAGAGGCGATAAAAGTTgggcaaattcgccctgatCGATCCGGTGTAGGGACAGCCTGGGTCAGGATGCCTATTAAGGCGGCGCAAAAGGTTAGGGGGGCGGCCCGCATACTTAttggctggaccgcggctcgggtgaccgtcctcgagtcgcggccgatgcggtgcttccggtgcctggagtccggacacgtccgggagcgctgcgactgcgcggtggaccgcagcgacctttgctaccgctgcggtcaagcgggccacaaagcccgtgagtgcaaggccccggcgaactgcgcagtctgcgctgccgccggcaggcccgccaggcaccggctcggggaaggcttgtactgccccctcccgacgcaaccggcgccgcccccaaggaaggaatgccgccgcggctgaggttctgtcccagccgcaggcggcgggcccaccgcaaccagtggccgagatggacgtggaggagatcgcccatcaataatggacctaagtttcctccaggcgaacatcaaccactgcgcccgcgcccaggacctgttgtcccaaagcctggcgcagtggtcggtgcaagtggccgtggtcgccgaaccgtattttgtcccgccccgagataactgggtaggggacatcgacgggtcggtggccatcatcacccagggtgccgctggctccccgcccttcgcaaaagtcgagaagggccagggatgcgtcgcggctctgttgggggacttgtggattgtaggagtttatttctcccccaacagacctctggccgagttcgaatcttttctcgttcggctgggggccctggttgagcagggccaacctcacccggcgatcgtcgccggcgacttcaacgcgaagtccgcggtctggggttcgccggcgaccgacgctcgcggtgaggtcctggaggaatgggcgatttccgtcggcctggtcgtcctgaacaggggtcggtggacacgtgcgtgcggcacaacggcgggtctattgtggatttgtcgtttgggagccccgccgtcgcacgtcgtgtccagggctggagagtcctcgtgggcgtggagacgctgtcggaccaccgttatataaggttcgatgtctccgcgcccccgagtatccggcccaatagtattggtggaccgagtgcccctcgacaggacggcccgcggtgggcgttaaggcgcctcgacaaggaggccctagagttggccgctctggcagtctcgtggctccccgagccggagggtccggttcgggtagagcaggaggcggagtggttcggggtggcaatgtcggatgtctgcgacgccgccatgccccgggcgctccgtcgtcctccgcggcgggaggtgtactggtggtcggcggagttagcgcagttgcgcgcgtcttgcgtggctgcgcgccgccgatgcgccaggcatcgccgccgccgaatccgaggaagagaccacgaagaccaggagcggcagctctacggcctctataaagaggcgaagagagcgctgcgggtggccattcacagggccaaggtcgcggcacgtagggagtttttggagactctcgacgcggacccgtgggggcgcccatacaagctagttatgaacaagcttcgtacggcggcgcctccactgtcggagagtctcaggccagatttattggccaacgttgtcgcggccttgttcccggccaccgaggagaccactcctccaccgatggcgccaccggaagtggcgtcatcgtcgtcggaactttcggcaagggatattccagaggtttcgcccgcggaaatgcgggcggcagtgtttcgactgcggggcaaaaacaccgccccgggtctcgacggcatccccgggaaagcctgggtgttagccctcgagtacttggggccgcggctccgcagtctattctccgcctgtatggtgcagggcgtcttcccggcgcgttggaaagtcgggaagctcgtcctgcttaagaaagaggggagacccgcagagtcgccgtcggcctaccggcccatcgtgctgctcgacgaggtcgccaaactttttgagcgtattatacacgcgcgcctcgtcgagcatctcgagagggtcggtccaaatttggccgacaaacagtttggttttaggagtggacgctcaactgtccacgcgattctgcgggtcaagtcgcaggcggaggcagcagtggccaggggaaagTCGTCATCGCGGTTTCACTCGACATCTCCAATGCTttcaattcgctcccctggccatgcatcaacgaagcactgcggtaccatgtggtgccgccctatctcaggcgtctggtgcacgcgtacctttctgacaggtacgtggtgtatccgggcgccgacgggtggcaccgaagagcgatgtcgtgcggtgttccacaggggtcggttctaggcccctcttgtggaacatcgggtacgactgggtgctccgtggtgccaatctctggggcgtcgacgtgacgtgttatgcggatgacacgttggtcacggcgacgtctaagaccttccagggcgccgcgatcctggcggcggtgggcaccggtcatgtagtgagccgcattcggcgtttaggtttaaaggtggccctcgagaagaccgaggccatctgctttcacgggcctcggaggggccaccggccggtgcccacatcgtagtggagggggtgcggattcccatcggcaataccatgaagtatttaggtttgattttggatagccgatgggagttcagcgcccattttaaaaagtttaaggacaaagttgaccagggcggcgggcgctctttccagcctgctgcccaacctggaaggtccaaatatcccttgtcgaaggttataccacggggtcgtgcggtccatagcactatacggcagcccggtctgggctgacgccctaggggagcgttctgccgctctcctgcggggcccgcagcgggtcattgcgcagcgggccatacgggcgtatcgcacggtctcgttcgaggcggctagtcttttggccggattcctgccctgggatctggacgccaaggctctctccgatacattccattggagggaggaggcgttcaggaatgggcagcgtccggccctgaaggaggtggaggccaaagggcctccttacggcgagccgccgtggaggagtggcgtctcaggctggaggccccgtcagcggggcttcgggccgtcgcggcagtgcgtcctgtctttgcacagtggctggacaggcgccacggcgcggcaacttttagattgacacaggtgctcaccgggcatgggtgcttcggggagtacctgtgtcagatagcagggacg harbors:
- the LOC119192582 gene encoding serine/arginine repetitive matrix protein 1-like, with the protein product LPPSVSSGEAVVEGCKPNDEDVAKEITGAMPMEVAAEFARPLSLDTDSSESGSTVRSKKLWRRKSQTRSSFSQLSLTSDTDEPAPKTQAIDGRMRGRPPSVGKYVGLKKAQLERDRLQREAGAERRREGAGGPAAIYQVAGPPEYQTPKRTVQYSRKTSALPRKALNWVTDKIVKYVEQPESAVIARLEEEIKKWQEHSARLEANMKAMKEENATLKRRLEDLEASANKQSTEEMLAMVEARVQARLESALMGPAQRPTLAHERRTATGDTQLPVTSGYVGGAPNPKPAKGKGKRKEKGAAQPAPAPAPAPLPAPVAGPSSAPPQPVAGPSTAPATTTASTAKKTQDRRRETPKQKPQKGKKNGPPPAQPAPEPRVLPPAPANVDTPWVEVVRRKKKGKPAAAPTNSTQPPKPTRRKEPKLRPPRSAAVVISLTPAAIAKGLTYKSVLTDAQNKVDLTGLEISKMRPKFAATGAPMYEVPGANSEERADSLAARLRECFAGRKISKSPGPRRPWNCG